A DNA window from Methylobacterium sp. NMS14P contains the following coding sequences:
- the ssuD gene encoding FMNH2-dependent alkanesulfonate monooxygenase yields MTAPTDGRADVLWFLPTHGDGRYLGAREGARDVSLSYLRQIAQGADELGYYGVLLPTGRSCEDSWIVASALAPLTRQLRFLVAVRPGLMEPSAAARMTATLDRISDGRLLINVVTGGDPVELAGDGVFLSHDQRYAVTDEFLTIWRGLLAGETVTFQGEHLRTENGRVIFPPVQKPYPPLYFGGSSAAGMSVAAEHCDVYLTWGEPPAQVAEKIAAARQAAEAKGKTFSYGIRLHVIARETEAAAWEAAEQLISKLDDATIAKAQETLKRQDSVGQSRMMALHGGSRDKLVVAPNLWAGVGLVRGGAGTALVGSADQVADRIKEYIDLGIDRFILSGYPHLEEAYRFAELVFPKLPLRATTGRPASNARNDGPFGEIIANDLVPTHRVSAH; encoded by the coding sequence ATGACCGCACCGACTGACGGGCGCGCCGACGTCCTCTGGTTCCTGCCGACCCACGGCGACGGCCGCTATCTCGGTGCGCGCGAGGGGGCCCGGGACGTCTCGCTCAGCTATCTCCGGCAGATCGCGCAGGGGGCGGACGAGCTCGGCTATTACGGCGTGCTGCTGCCCACCGGGCGCTCCTGCGAGGATTCCTGGATCGTCGCCTCGGCGCTGGCGCCGCTGACCAGGCAGCTGCGCTTCCTCGTGGCGGTCCGGCCGGGCCTGATGGAGCCCTCCGCGGCGGCCCGCATGACCGCGACCCTCGACCGGATCTCGGACGGGCGCCTCCTGATCAACGTCGTCACCGGCGGCGACCCGGTGGAACTCGCCGGCGACGGCGTGTTCCTGTCCCACGACCAGCGCTACGCCGTCACCGACGAGTTCCTGACGATCTGGCGCGGCCTGCTCGCGGGCGAGACCGTGACCTTCCAGGGCGAGCACCTGCGCACCGAGAACGGCCGGGTGATCTTCCCGCCGGTGCAGAAGCCCTACCCGCCGCTCTATTTCGGCGGCTCGTCGGCGGCCGGCATGTCGGTCGCGGCCGAGCATTGCGACGTCTACCTCACCTGGGGCGAGCCCCCGGCGCAGGTCGCCGAGAAGATCGCCGCCGCCCGGCAGGCCGCCGAGGCGAAGGGCAAGACCTTCTCGTACGGCATCCGCCTGCACGTCATCGCCCGCGAGACCGAGGCCGCGGCCTGGGAGGCCGCCGAGCAGCTGATCTCGAAGCTCGACGACGCCACCATCGCCAAGGCGCAGGAGACCCTGAAGCGGCAGGATTCCGTCGGCCAGAGCCGCATGATGGCGCTCCACGGCGGCAGCCGCGACAAGCTCGTGGTGGCGCCGAACCTCTGGGCCGGCGTCGGCCTCGTCCGCGGGGGCGCCGGGACGGCGCTGGTCGGCTCGGCCGATCAGGTCGCCGACCGGATTAAGGAGTATATCGATCTCGGGATCGACCGCTTCATCCTCTCGGGCTACCCGCACCTGGAGGAGGCCTACCGGTTCGCCGAGCTGGTCTTCCCGAAGCTGCCGCTGCGCGCGACAACCGGCCGGCCGGCCAGCAATGCCCGCAACGACGGCCCGTTCGGCGAGATCATCGCCAACGACCTCGTGCCGACCCACCGCGTCAGCGCGCACTGA